A section of the Tenrec ecaudatus isolate mTenEca1 chromosome 10, mTenEca1.hap1, whole genome shotgun sequence genome encodes:
- the LOC142459193 gene encoding ferritin light chain-like, producing the protein MSSQIRQNYSADAEAGVNRLVNLHLQASYTYLSLGFFFDRDDVALEGVGHFFRELAKEKREGAERLLKLQNQRGGRALFQDVQKPSQDEWGRTLDAIEAALALEKKLNQALLDLHAVGSTHTDPHLCDFLENHFLDKEVKLLKKMGDHLTHLRRVASPQAGLGEDLFERLTLKED; encoded by the coding sequence ATGAGCTCTCAGATCCGTCAGAATTATTCCGCCGACGCGGAGGCCGGCGTCAACCGTCTGGTCAACCTGCACctgcaggcctcttacacctacctctctctgggcttcttttTCGACCGCGACGATGTGGCCTTGGAAGGCGTGGGGCACTTCTTCCGGGAGCTGGCGAAGGAGAAGCGCGAGGGGGCCGAGCGTCTCTTGAAGCTGCAGAACCAGCGCGGCGGCCGCGCCCTCTTCCAGGATGTGCAGAAGCCGTCTCAAGATGAGTGGGGTCGAACCCTGGACGCCATAGAGGCTGCCCTAGCCCTGGAGAAAAAACTCAACCAGGCTCTTTTGGACCTGCATGCCGTGGGGTCCACTCACACCGACCCtcatctctgtgactttctggagaaccacttcctggacaaggaggtgaaactcctcaagaagatgggcgaCCACCTGACCCACCTCCGCAGGGTGGCCAGCCCCCAGGCCGGCCTGGGCGAGGATCTCTTCGAGAGGCTCACTCTCAAAGAAGACTAG